The following are encoded in a window of Amphibacillus xylanus NBRC 15112 genomic DNA:
- the treC gene encoding alpha,alpha-phosphotrehalase, producing MTQPWWRKSVVYQIYPKSFNDTTGTGVGDVNGIIEKLDYLKELGVDVVWLTPIYDSPQNDNGYDIRDYYKIFEPYGTMEDVERLLAEAHNRDLKIIFDIVVNHTSTEHEWFKQSASSKDNRYRDFYIWKDGKNNQPPTNWQSKFGGNAWQYDETTDQYYLHLFDTTQADLNWENEEVRDAVYEMMNFWIDKGVDGFRLDVINLISKDQNFPDDDGSVSPGDGRKFYTDGPKIHQYLHEMHQRVFKGKNLLTVGEMSSTSIDACIKYTKPEREELDMTFNFHHLKVDYPNGEKWTTAPFDFLELKKILSDWQVGMNKGGGWNALFWCNHDQPRIVSRFGDDQNYHQESAKMLATTIHFMQGTPYIYQGEEIGMTNPKFKSIDQYRDVESLNMYNMKREEGIDSDTLLKILSEKSRDNSRTPMQWNSDVNAGFTKGTPWIDLADNYQDINVEQALKDPNSIFYHYQKLIQLRKEYDIITLGDYQLILPDDQAIFAYIREYNNERLVVLNNFYADTVDYDLTKLINTDYNQAEVLISNYSDQIGQAESGKLRPYESVVYYLT from the coding sequence GTGACGCAACCATGGTGGAGAAAATCAGTAGTTTATCAAATCTACCCGAAAAGCTTTAATGACACGACAGGCACAGGCGTTGGTGACGTTAATGGTATCATTGAAAAACTAGATTATTTAAAAGAATTAGGTGTTGACGTCGTTTGGTTAACGCCAATTTATGACTCACCTCAAAATGATAATGGCTACGATATTCGTGATTATTATAAGATTTTTGAGCCGTATGGCACAATGGAAGATGTTGAGCGTTTATTAGCAGAAGCGCATAATCGTGATCTGAAAATTATTTTCGATATTGTTGTAAATCACACATCGACAGAGCATGAGTGGTTCAAGCAATCTGCTTCTAGCAAGGATAATCGCTATCGTGATTTCTATATTTGGAAAGACGGTAAAAATAATCAGCCACCAACTAATTGGCAATCTAAATTTGGTGGAAATGCATGGCAATATGATGAAACGACAGATCAATACTATTTACACCTCTTTGATACAACCCAAGCTGATCTAAACTGGGAAAATGAAGAAGTCCGCGATGCAGTTTATGAAATGATGAATTTCTGGATTGATAAAGGCGTCGATGGTTTCCGACTAGATGTCATTAACTTAATATCTAAAGATCAAAACTTCCCAGACGATGATGGATCTGTCTCACCGGGTGATGGTAGAAAGTTCTATACAGATGGACCGAAAATTCATCAATATTTACATGAGATGCACCAGCGTGTTTTTAAAGGGAAGAATTTATTAACAGTTGGAGAAATGTCATCAACTTCAATTGATGCTTGTATCAAGTATACGAAACCAGAACGTGAAGAACTTGATATGACATTTAACTTCCACCACTTAAAAGTTGATTACCCAAATGGGGAAAAGTGGACAACTGCGCCATTTGATTTCCTTGAATTAAAGAAAATTTTATCAGATTGGCAAGTAGGTATGAATAAAGGTGGAGGTTGGAACGCACTATTTTGGTGTAATCATGACCAACCACGTATCGTATCTCGCTTTGGAGATGATCAAAATTATCATCAAGAATCAGCAAAAATGCTGGCAACAACCATTCACTTTATGCAAGGAACACCTTACATTTATCAAGGTGAAGAAATAGGAATGACAAATCCTAAATTCAAATCAATTGACCAGTATCGTGATGTTGAATCGTTAAACATGTATAACATGAAGCGTGAGGAAGGCATCGATTCTGATACGTTATTAAAGATCTTAAGTGAAAAGTCACGAGATAATTCACGAACACCAATGCAATGGAATAGTGATGTAAATGCTGGCTTCACAAAAGGTACGCCTTGGATCGATTTAGCTGATAACTATCAAGATATAAATGTAGAACAAGCCTTGAAAGATCCAAATTCAATTTTTTATCATTACCAAAAGTTGATTCAATTAAGGAAAGAATATGATATTATAACATTAGGAGATTATCAGTTAATTTTACCTGATGATCAGGCAATTTTTGCTTATATTCGGGAGTATAATAATGAACGACTGGTCGTATTAAATAACTTCTATGCTGATACAGTTGACTATGATCTAACGAAATTAATCAATACTGATTACAACCAAGCTGAAGTTCTGATTAGTAATTATTCAGATCAGATAGGTCAAGCTGAGTCAGGAAAATTACGGCCTTATGAATCTGTTGTTTATTATTTAACATAA
- the treP gene encoding PTS system trehalose-specific EIIBC component — MAKYTDSAKELLKLVGGSENISVVTHCATRLRFVLNDTKKADAKAIEKLDVVKGTFTNAGQFQVIVGNEVASFYNEFTKVAGVGDTATKDDAKVAAKKNMNFLQRLIANLAEIFTPIIPALVVGGLILGFRNIIGEIAEFGPNGNQTLIELSQFWKGAFDFLWLIGEAIFHFLPVGIVWSITRKMGTTQILGIVLGLTLVSPQLLNAYGVAEATEIPFWDFGFAQVDMIGYQAQVIPAILAGFVLAYLEIWLRKVIPSVVSMIFVPFFALIPAVIIAHVVLGPIGWAVGDWISSIVYTGLTSAFGWLFASVFGFAYAPLVITGLHHMTNAIDLQLMSQFDATNLWPMIALSNIAQGSAVVAMIILNRRDKAEQQVSIPAAVSCYLGVTEPAMFGINLKYGFPFLAAMVGSALAAVISVGSGVMANSIGVGGIPGFLSIQAGDWLMFFIAMAVAIAVPILLTLALAKTKLGKNAYERLGKE, encoded by the coding sequence ATGGCCAAATACACAGATTCGGCAAAAGAGCTTTTAAAGTTGGTCGGTGGAAGCGAGAACATTTCAGTAGTAACTCACTGTGCAACAAGGTTACGTTTTGTATTGAATGATACAAAGAAAGCTGACGCAAAAGCGATTGAGAAGCTCGATGTTGTTAAAGGTACATTTACAAATGCAGGGCAATTTCAAGTTATCGTAGGAAATGAAGTTGCATCATTTTATAATGAATTTACTAAAGTAGCGGGTGTAGGTGACACAGCTACAAAAGACGATGCAAAGGTTGCAGCGAAGAAAAATATGAATTTCTTGCAAAGATTAATTGCTAACTTAGCAGAAATCTTTACACCAATTATTCCAGCTTTAGTAGTCGGTGGTCTTATTTTAGGTTTTAGAAATATTATTGGTGAGATTGCTGAGTTTGGGCCAAATGGAAATCAAACATTAATTGAATTATCGCAATTCTGGAAAGGAGCATTTGACTTCCTTTGGTTAATTGGTGAAGCTATCTTCCACTTCTTGCCTGTAGGTATTGTATGGTCTATTACAAGAAAAATGGGAACAACTCAAATTCTTGGTATTGTTCTAGGTTTAACTCTTGTATCACCGCAATTGCTCAATGCTTATGGTGTGGCAGAAGCGACAGAGATTCCATTCTGGGATTTTGGTTTTGCACAAGTTGATATGATTGGTTATCAAGCACAAGTTATTCCAGCTATCTTAGCAGGATTTGTTTTAGCTTATTTAGAAATCTGGTTAAGAAAAGTTATCCCAAGTGTTGTATCGATGATCTTTGTTCCATTCTTTGCACTTATTCCAGCAGTTATTATAGCTCACGTTGTATTAGGACCGATTGGATGGGCAGTTGGTGACTGGATTTCTAGTATTGTTTACACTGGTCTAACATCAGCATTCGGTTGGTTATTTGCATCAGTGTTTGGTTTTGCTTATGCTCCACTTGTTATTACCGGTTTACACCATATGACAAATGCGATTGACTTACAGCTAATGAGTCAATTTGATGCTACGAACCTATGGCCAATGATTGCATTATCAAATATTGCACAAGGTTCTGCAGTTGTAGCAATGATTATTCTAAATAGAAGAGATAAAGCTGAGCAACAAGTTTCTATTCCCGCAGCAGTATCTTGTTACTTAGGTGTAACAGAACCAGCTATGTTCGGAATTAACTTGAAATATGGCTTCCCATTCTTAGCAGCTATGGTTGGATCAGCTCTTGCAGCTGTAATCTCTGTAGGTTCAGGTGTTATGGCGAACTCAATTGGTGTTGGTGGAATTCCAGGATTCCTATCTATCCAAGCTGGCGACTGGTTAATGTTCTTTATCGCAATGGCAGTAGCGATTGCAGTTCCAATCCTATTGACATTAGCATTAGCTAAAACTAAATTAGGCAAAAATGCATACGAGCGTTTAGGAAAAGAGTAA
- a CDS encoding Crp/Fnr family transcriptional regulator produces MNLQSDGTNSHSMQGCVRLVPIFNHLHNNQMAEIMKTVHSSQYKVGEHLFHAGDVSDALYVVHKGKVRVYRLSETGKEQLVRLLLPGDFTGELALFRESEHESYAEVIEEAQICRISRADLQNLLAKYPAISLHILNELATRLEQAEQQTARVATEKVPVRLAHFLAELMPPFKNQAEIILPMSRKDLAAHLGTTPETVSRTLKTFEKSGYLTPKGHKKMIIHDLDSMLIEV; encoded by the coding sequence ATGAATTTACAATCAGATGGAACAAATAGTCATTCCATGCAAGGGTGTGTCAGATTGGTGCCGATCTTTAATCACCTTCACAATAATCAAATGGCTGAGATTATGAAAACAGTTCATTCTTCTCAATATAAAGTAGGTGAACACCTTTTCCATGCTGGAGATGTATCAGATGCACTTTACGTTGTTCATAAAGGAAAGGTAAGAGTATATCGTCTCTCTGAGACTGGAAAGGAACAGTTAGTCAGACTGTTGTTGCCAGGTGATTTCACTGGAGAGTTGGCACTTTTTCGTGAAAGCGAGCATGAGTCTTATGCTGAGGTAATTGAAGAAGCCCAAATTTGTCGAATATCTCGAGCTGATCTACAAAATTTATTAGCGAAGTATCCAGCTATTTCATTACACATCTTAAATGAATTAGCTACACGATTAGAACAAGCAGAGCAACAAACTGCTCGAGTCGCAACGGAGAAAGTACCTGTCAGACTTGCGCACTTTTTAGCAGAGCTGATGCCACCATTTAAAAATCAAGCAGAAATCATCCTGCCAATGTCAAGAAAGGATTTAGCTGCCCATTTAGGAACGACACCCGAAACGGTTAGTCGCACACTAAAAACCTTTGAAAAATCTGGGTACTTAACGCCAAAAGGGCATAAAAAAATGATTATTCATGATCTAGATTCTATGTTAATAGAGGTATAG
- a CDS encoding heavy-metal-associated domain-containing protein, with amino-acid sequence MQKTIFQLERLTCPSCINKIETVLNEHIGVEEVYVFFNSSKVKVGFDPSKVEINQLESVIKSIGFAVVS; translated from the coding sequence GTGCAAAAAACTATCTTTCAGTTAGAGCGATTAACATGTCCAAGTTGTATTAATAAGATAGAAACAGTGTTAAATGAGCACATTGGGGTAGAAGAGGTGTATGTATTTTTTAACTCTAGTAAAGTAAAAGTAGGATTTGATCCATCAAAAGTTGAAATTAATCAGCTGGAATCGGTAATTAAATCAATAGGCTTTGCAGTAGTTTCTTAA